The proteins below come from a single Perca flavescens isolate YP-PL-M2 chromosome 8, PFLA_1.0, whole genome shotgun sequence genomic window:
- the edc3 gene encoding enhancer of mRNA-decapping protein 3: MAADWLGSLVSINCGPTLGVYQGEVVSVDQSSQTISLKQPFHNGVKCPVPEVTFSAIDIKELKILDIRKGHARNSSSTKVSSVPVAVPKGDPRPVEKLNSPQHCSKSYGERHLDIPGQPKGFRQRHNSWSSSSRGANQATPKKNGVKNGQMKHRDDECFGDGMDDGLDTDFDFEGNLALFDKAAVFSEINISERRNGARSRGTPQEQTPSRYRHDENILEAKPIVYRQITVPQTGAKEYCTDSGLVVPSISYELHQRLLSVAERHGLSLERRLEMTGVCASQMALTLLGGPNRFTPKNLHQRPTVALLCGPHVQGAQGISCGRHLANHEVEVILFLPNFVKMLDSVTSELTLFNKTSGKQVSSMKDLPDTPVDLIINCLDCHENTFLLDQPWYRTAADWANQNRAPVLSLDPPGRGQGQAVEAKWSLSLCLPLPLAEGAGRVYLCDIGIPRQVFQEVGIKYISPFGCKFVIPLHSP, translated from the exons ATGGCAGCGGATTGGCTGGGTAGTTTGGTGTCAATTAACTGTGGACCAACACTGGGAGTCTATCAAGGAGAGGTGGTGTCTGTGGACCAGTCCAGCCAAACCATCTCCTTAAAACAACCTTTCCATAATGGAGTCAAGTGCCCTGTTCCCGAGGTCACATTCAG TGCCATTGACATAAAGGAACTAAAGATTTTAGATATCAGAAAAGGCCATGCTAGGAATAGCTCTTCTACGAAGGTAAGCAGTGTTCCAGTTGCAGTTCCAAAGGGTGACCCCAGGCCTGTGGAGAAACTCAACTCTCCTCAGCACTGCTCCAAAAGCTATGGAGAACGTCACCTGGACATACCTGGCCAGCCAAAAGGATTTCGTCAAAGACACAACTCCT GGTCATCTAGTAGCCGAGGGGCAAACCAAGCGACACCGAAAAAGAATGGGGTGAAAAATGGTCAGATGAAGCACAGAGACGACGAGTGTTTTGGGGATGGCATGGACGACGGGCTGGATACAGACTTTGATTTTGAAGGAAACTTGGCTCTTTTTGACAAAGCAGCAGTTTTCTCAGAAATCAACATATCTGAGCGCCGCAATGGTGCAAGGTCGCGTGGGACGCCCCAAGAGCAGACCCCTTCACGGTACCGTCATGATGAAAACATCCTGGAGGCCAAACCTATTGTGTACAGACAGATTACTGTACCACAGACCGGGGCCAAAGAGTACTGCACTG ACTCTGGGCTCGTTGTACCCAGTATATCCTATGAACTACACCAGCGTCTGTTGTCAGTCGCTGAGCGTCATGGTCTCTCACTGGAGCGAAGGCTTGAAATGACTGGAGTGTGTGCAAGTCAGATGGCACTTACATTGCTGGGAGGGCCCAACAG ATTCACTCCAAAAAATTTACACCAGCGTCCCACAGTGGCTCTGCTGTGTGGCCCTCATGTTCAGGGTGCTCAGGGCATCAGCTGTGGTCGTCACCTGGCCAATCATGAAGTGGAGGTCATCTTATTTCTGCCAAACTTTGTCAAGATGCTCGACTCAGTCACCAGCGAGCTCACACTCTTCAACAAGACTAGTGGCAAACAGGTGTCAAGCATGAAAG ACCTTCCAGACACCCCAGTAGACTTAATCATAAACTGCCTGGACTGCCACGAGAACACATTCCTGTTGGATCAGCCTTGGTACCGAACAGCTGCAGACTGGGCTAACCAGAACCGAGCGCCAGTACTCAGCTTAGACCCTCCTGGTAGGGGACAGGGGCAGGCTGTAGAGGCCAagtggtctctctctctttgcctccCCCTTCCCCTGGCTGAGGGAGCTGGCAGGGTTTACCTGTGTGACATAGGTATTCCTCGCCAGGTGTTCCAGGAAGTGGGAATCAAGTACATTTCTCCTTTTGGCTGCAAATTTGTCATCCCCTTGCACTCTCCATAA